In a genomic window of Branchiostoma lanceolatum isolate klBraLanc5 chromosome 12, klBraLanc5.hap2, whole genome shotgun sequence:
- the LOC136446148 gene encoding uncharacterized protein, whose translation MKFYSFNGAALALMERSLREGIDPDEGEILRVDPTFPTKSKLSKTGRVQKWREIKSKLVLGQDFVAHCEAPNHRLPAREDIERIFRQSHLRTNPECDSGASSSHRPWRETWELISSMYQTNVKKFGITREGFEHQLDTCSCKVSVTPAQPQTAQTTADGNDESESEDEFVGFPDESDSDSEGSETESYDLFEEMDISVRDPKAGIKIHTRPRTVSRHDYQNITISRDTLEEHIENLSDTHNVHLKVVHTQKTTVSMKIRDNETIHLLGTMKTFACHRAGTPRRKRLCKRRRRKSRAVGCSFRVKVFTPNDESQPLQVRLYPHHCNHTPGSEEDSCYMPVHQTVKQVATDCLGVGMTVQQTSNMLQSMQQSGTIEIINKGRWRTTLTRKELTQLQYEMRCSKRVHQDDLVGTYAKAERLRDQGVCIFFQEYDPDNEDPDKRPFVLVLQTEWQRQAAERFSPNSVWTVDSTFGLNSYGLPVFSAVVPNQNRQGLPIFYLITSNDKKTKHEETGVRLGFEALLERMSARPNAIIIDKSLTEKRAIESAVQNDPLSWEDGTQSKCHLLLCWFHVKKAWTENLLPKLEGQMAADVYEKLCGLMMHPTWQGFEENLEQFYSEFENAQQVTKYMRGWDCDEWRSMWVRAGRMFPHGDTDTTNLVELHWELIKYTTLNGRANHRLDVLMDALIGNPDDGTFHGGQSSVGFYMEKQKEVDMGLHSARATVAERNRQSRAEMYMQAHSKDSSVLRLQSEALLLFKIKSSSKKGVRYNVCLTTMICDCSDNFNNAIICKHICACRLYVHKFKPHLLANIAPPDARNPTSFLVPNCGSSTDNTDETTESQVPTPESSDTCEDLDNARLQVEATLRDMQWEGMTSYQAAQTTILMKNFVKQLQTVQSVQKPLTRDERVVQARLVRTIQQANTAARRPTSSTQDPDTQPANRIIARQPDQQTKHRKKIKQTHKRIVLPGEHHSKFKRAKCANCGTSNYVCVNGKATEATTTCKNCDEEVTWACPKDGHK comes from the exons atgaagttttacagcttcaatggcgctgcactaGCGCTAATGGAGCGGTCATTGCGGGAGGGAATAGATCCCGACGAAGGTGAAATTCTTCGAGTCGACCCAACATTTCCCACCAAAAGCAAGCTCTCGAAGACGGGCCGCGTACAGAAATGGAGGGAAATCAAGTCCAAGCTAGTCCTGGGTCAAGATTTTGTGGCACATTGTGAGGCCCCAAATCACCGACTGCCGGCGAGAGAAGACATTGAACGGATTTTCCGGCAAAGTCACCTAAGAACGAATCCAGAGTGCGACAGCGGCGCGTCTTCGAGTCACCGGCCATGGCGTGAGACTTGGGAATTG ATATCTTCAATGTACCAAACAAATGTCAAGAAGTTTGGCATCACAAGAGAGGGCTTCGAACATCAGCTGGACACCTGTTCTTGCAAGGTGAGCGTCACGCCGGCACAACCACAGACAGCGCAGACAACCGCAGACGGTAACGACGAGTCTGAAAGCGAGGATGAGTTTGTGGGGTTTCCAGACGAGAGCGACAGTGACAGTGAGGGCTCTGAAACAGAAAGCTATGATCTTTTCGAAGAGATGGACATTTCTGTGAGAGATCCTAAAGCCGGAATCAAGATCCACACCAGACCCCGCACCGTCAGTCGCCATGACTACCAAAACATCACCATTTCCAGGGACACTTTAGAAGAACACATTGAAAACCTATCGGACACCCACAATGTACATCTGAAGGTAGTGCATACGCAAAAGACCACAGTCAGTATGAAAATCCGCGACAACGAAACAATCCATCTACTTGGCACAATGAAGACGTTTGCGTGTCACAGGGCCGGCACCCCGAGAAGAAAACGGCTGTGCAAACGGCGGAGGAGGAAAAGTCGTGCAGTTGGATGCTCCTTCCGGGTGAAGGTTTTCACCCCGAATGACGAGAGCCAGCCACTGCAAGTTCGCCTCTATCCACACCATTGTAATCACACACCCGGTTCAGAGGAGGACAGCTGTTACATGCCCGTACATCAGACTGTGAAACAAGTAGCCACTGACTGTCTTGGCGTAGGTATGACTGTACAGCAAACATCCAACATGCTACAGTCCATGCAACAATCTGGGACTATTGAAATCATAAACAAAGGCCGCTGGAGGACAACTCTGACAAGGAAAGAACTGACTCAGCTTCAGTATGAAATGCGCTGCAGTAAGAGGGTCCACCAGGATGACTTGGTCGGCACCTACGCCAAGGCAGAGCGTCTCCGAGACCAGGGCGTGTGTATCTTCTTCCAAGAGTACGACCCTGACAATGAAGACCCCGACAAGAGACCATTTGTCCTGGTTCTCCAGACAGAATGGCAGCGGCAGGCGGCAGAACGCTTCAGCCCCAACAGCGTCTGGACAGTGGACTCCACCTTCGGCCTGAATTCGTACGGCCTACCCGTCTTCAGCGCAGTAGTGCCCAACCAAAACCGCCAAGGACTGCCAATATTCTACCTGATAACGTCAAATGACAAGAAGACCAAGCACGAGGAGACTGGGGTCCGGCTTGGGTTCGAAGCTCTCCTGGAACGAATGAGTGCACGACCGAACGCCATCATTATTGACAAGTCTCTAACAGAGAAGAGGGCAATTGAGAGTGCCGTACAGAACGACCCCTTGTCGTGGGAAGACGGCACTCAGTCCAAATGCCACCTTCTCTTATGTTGGTTTCACGTGAAGAAGGCATGGACGGAGAACTTGTTGCCAAAGTTGGAAGGACAGATGGCAGCAGATGTGTACGAAAAACTATGCGGACTTATGATGCACCCGACGTGGCAGGGCTTTGAGGAAAACCTGGAGCAGTTCTACTCCGAATTTGAGAACGCGCAACAGGTCACTAAGTACATGCGTGGGTGGGACTGCGACGAATGGCGTAGCATGTGGGTCCGTGCTGGCCGCATGTTCCCCCACGGAGATACTGACACCACGAACCTTGTAGAGCTTCACTGGGAGTTAATCAAGTATACAACACTCAATGGTAGGGCCAACCATCGCTTAGATGTTCTTATGGACGCTCTGATCGGAAATCCGGACGATGGCACTTTCCATGGAGGGCAAAGTTCAGTGGGTTTCTACATGGAGAAACAGAAGGAAGTAGATATGGGACTCCATAGCGCTCGGGCCACGGTAGCGGAGAGGAACAGACAGAGCagggcagagatgtacatgcAGGCACACAGCAAGGACAGCTCTGTACTCCGGCTACAAAGCGAGGCTCTGCTTCTGTTCAAAATCAAAAGCAGTAGCAAAAAGGGGGTACGGTACAATGTTTGCTTAACAACAATGATCTGTGACTGCAGCGATAACTTCAACAATGCCATCATCTGCAAACACATCTGCGCATGCCGCCTGTATGTACATAAGTTCAAACCCCACCTGCTTGCAAACATAGCTCCCCCGGACGCTAGAAACCCAACTAGTTTTTTAGTTCCAAACTGTGGATCCAGTACTGACAATACAGACGAGACGACAGAGTCACAAGTTCCCACACCTGAAAGTTCGGACACCTGTGAAGACCTAGATAATGCTCGTCTGCAAGTGGAAGCAACCTTGCGCGATATGCAATGGGAGGGAATGACCAGCTACCAAGCAGCGCAGACTACAATCTTAATGAAGAACTTTGTTAAACAGCTCCAGACAGTTCAATCAGTACAAAAGCCACTCACCCGGGATGAGAGAGTCGTACAGGCTAGGCTTGTTCGCACAATTCAGCAGGCAAACACTGCTGCGCGTCGTCCTACCAGCAGCACACAGGACCCTGACACCCAACCAGCCAACAGAATCATCGCCAGACAACCAGACCAGCAAACAAAACATCGAAAAAAGATCAAACAGACCCACAAACGGATTGTCCTGCCAGGAGAACATCACAGCAAGTTCAAGCGCGCAAAGTGTGCCAACTGCGGAACCTCAAATTATGTTTGTGTCAACGGAAAAGCTACAGAAGCCACTACAACATGCAAAAACTGTGACGAGGAAGTGACCTGGGCTTGCCCTAAAGATGGACACAAGTGa
- the LOC136446175 gene encoding 2-Hydroxyacid oxidase 2-like — translation MSSVSCCASRALFSRLEDFESLAEKRLPSDVWEYYSFPSCSGFTLQENKRAFQRYRLLPRVLRDVSGVDTAATVLGSRLDMPVAISPTAHHSLAHPDGEKATAKGAASANTAFVVSSFANYSLEDIAQSAPQGVRWFYLIPQNDPARTEELLRRAESAGYTAIWLTVDLPRFGFHNRRDSRIESAEGKRFPNLTFDNAPSDVRSSEFSAYLNDSVKQPITWDDVVWLRKNTQLKIVLKGILSAEDAKEAVKVGVDGICVSNHGGRQLDGVPASIDALPDVVRAVAGKAEVYVDGGVRSGADVLKALALGARCVFVGRPVLWGLACDGAEGVHQVLQLLKEQLNLAMAQAGCSRVSDIKPLLIVHESYYLRGRHCSDSHPH, via the exons ATGTCTTCTGTGTCTTGCTGTGCGTCTCGAGCTCTCTTTTCGCGTCTTGAAGACTTTGAATCTTTAGCAGAGAAGCGTCTTCCCAGCGATGTGTGGGAGTATTACAGCTTTCCGTCCTGCAGTGGGTTCACACTTCAGGAAAACAAGCGGGCTTTTCAACG GTACCGACTGTTGCCACGTGTCCTGCGTGATGTGTCCGGTGTGGACACTGCGGCCACAGTCCTGGGCAGCCGACTGGACATGCCTGTAGCCATCTCACCCACAGCCCACCACTCACTCGCACATCCGGATGGGGAAAAGGCAACAGCAAAAG GAGCAGCATCTGCCAACACAGCTTTTGTGGTCAGTTCCTTCGCCAACTATTCCCTGGAAGACATTGCCCAGTCCGCCCCACAGGGGGTCCGTTGGTTCTACCTGATTCCGCAGAACGATCCCGCCCGTACCGAGGAGCTGCTCCGAAGAGCCGAGAGCGCGGGATACACCGCGATCTGGCTAACGGTGGACCTGCCTCGGTTTGGGTTCCATAATCGTCGTGACAGTCGGATAGAGTCAGCAGAAGgcaagag GTTTCCTAATCTGACTTTTGACAACGCGCCCAGTGACGTTCGCTCGTCGGAGTTTTCCGCCTACTTGAACGACAGTGTGAAGCAACCAATCACGTGGGACGACGTAGTCTGGTTGAGGAAGAATACGCAGCTCAAAATCGTACTAAAAGGAATCCTTTCAG CTGAGGATGCAAAAGAAGCAGTAAAGGTTGGTGTTGACGGTATCTGTGTGTCCAACCATGGGGGAAGACAACTGGACGGAGTACCTGCTTCT ATCGATGCACTACCGGACGTTGTCCGCGCGGTGGCCGGTAAGGCGGAGGTTTACGTGGACGGAGGTGTTCGGAGTGGGGCGGACGTGCTGAAGGCCTTGGCGCTCGGGGCGCGATGTGTGTTCGTCGGCAGGCCTGTCCTCTGGGGACTCGCTTGTGAT GGTGCGGAAGGGGTCCATCAAGTTCTACAGCTGCTGAAAGAGCAGCTGAATCTGGCCATGGCACAGGCAG GTTGCTCCCGGGTGTCAGACATCAAACCATTACTGATCGTACATGAGTCCTACTACCTTCGTGGCCGCCACTGTTCAGACAGCCATCCTCAttaa